GGCCACTTCATGACCTTCACCTTCGTGCGGCCGCTGCTGGTCGGCGTGGCCGGCATCGATCCGCGCTGGATGGGTGCGGTGCTGTTCGGCTATGGCATCGCGGGCATCGGCGGCAATTTCCTCGCTGGCACCGCGGCTGCGCGTCGCACGGCACCGACCGTCGCGGCCATTGCGTTGGGCCTGCTGCTCACGCCGGTGCTGTTCCTGACCATCGGTGACACGGTCGCCGGTGGCACCGCCGTGCTGCTGGTCTGGGGGCTGGCCTACGGCGGGGTGTCGGTGGCGTTGATGACCTGGGTGATGCGGGCCGCGCCGCACGCCGTTGAAATGGCCAGCGCGCTCTATGTCGGCGTGTTCAACGTCGGCATCGCGTTGGGCTCATGGAGCGGCGGCCAGCTGATGGACGGGCCGGGACTGAGCATCATGCTGTGGACGTCGGCCGGCTGTGCCGGCGCCGCGCTGATTCTGGCGGTGGTGCTGACCGCACGTGGACAGCCGCCGCGGACGCAAACGACAAACGCCGGGTAATCCCGGCGTTTGCAGTGCAGCTCAGGCGCGCCCCTGATGGGGCGCCCTGGGTCAGGCCATGTCGACCAGGTTTGGAATCTGCACGTCGGTGGCCACGTCGGCGTCGTAATCCACGCCGTCCACGCCGAACCCGAACAGGCGCAGGAAGTCGGCCTTGTAGCCGGCCAGGTCGCTGATCTCGTACAGGTTCTCGTTGGTCACCTGCGGCCACAGGGCCACCACTTCGCCCTGCACGTCCGGCGCCATTTCCTTGTAGTCCGCACGCAGGCGGCCCGCGTCGTCGATCAGGTCAACCTGGCGGTCGCCATCGGTGAGCGCGTGGCGCAGGCGTTCGGTTGCGGTGCCGGTGTCCTTGCCGCCGTACACGATGTCATACAGCGTATCGAGCTGCTCGATGCAGCCTTCGTGGGTGCCCTTGGCCTTCATCACCTTGAACAGCAGCGAAAGGTACAGCGGCATGGTCGGGATGGCCGAGCTGGCCTGGGTGACCACGGCCTTGAGCACCGACACGCGTGCATCGCCGCCGATGGCCTGCAGCTTTTCACGCAGGCCCAGTACCTTGTTGTCCAGGTCCTTCTTGGCCGCGCCGATCGAGCCGTTCCAGTAGATGGCCTGGGTGATTTCTTCGCCCACATAGGTGAAGGCGGTGGTGGTGGCGCCGTCGGCCAGCACGCCCGCTTCCAGCAGCGCGTCGATCCACATCTGCCAGTCTTCGCCGCCCATCACCGCCACCGTGCCGGCCACTTCTTCCGGGGTCGCCGGTTCAATGGTGGTCTGGGTGATCACTTCCTTGTCGGTGTCCAGGCCGCGCAGGGTGATCGGCGCGCCGATCGGCTTGAGCGTGGAGCTGATGATCTCGCCGGTCTTGGGATGCTTGCGGCGCGGCGCGGCCAGGCTGTACACCACCTGGTCGACCTGGCCCAGGTCCTGCTTGATCAGTTCGATGACCTTGGCCTTCACTTCATCGGAGAAGGCATCGCCATTGACGCTCTTGGCGTACAGGCCGGCCTGCTCGGCGTACTTGTGGAAGGCGGCGGTGTTGTACCAGCCGGCCGTGCCGGGCTTGGTTTCGGTGCCCGGACGCTCGAAGAACACACCCAGCGTGGCGGCATCGCTGCCGAAGGCGGCGGTGATGCGCGCGGCCAGGCCGTAGCCGGTGGAGGCGCCGAGCACCAGCACCTTCTTGGGGCCATTGGCGATCTTCGGCTTGGCCTGGATGTATTCGATCTGCTGCTTGACGGCCGCATCGCAGCCGACGGGATGGGTGGTGACGCAGATGAAGCCGCGCACACGCGGTTTGATGACCATGGAAACCTCGTTTGGACTGGCGCAGGCCGGGCCTGCGCGATGAAAAGGGGCGGTGCGCGCCACCGGGGCGGCTGCGCGGAACGCATGGGATCGTAGTGTGCGGGGCGGTGTTTCACAACCGACGGGGGTGTATGGCGGGTTGCTCGCCCCGGTGTTGCGAGGGACGGGATGGGCATGGCGGGACACGCCGTAAACCCGTCCTTGGGGGCTCGTGGTCCGCATCCATGCGGCCCAACGGTCCCGCCACGCCCATCCCGTCCCTCGCCCGACAGTGGGCTGCGCGCGGAGAGAAGAGCAGCCGGGCAGAGCCCGGCTCTACGCGCTTTCACGCCCCGTAGAGCCGGGCTCTGCCCGGCTGCCACACAATCCGTAGAGCCGGGCTCTGCCCGGCTGGGCTTTTACCGCCGCGCTGACCCGTCCTGCCATAGGTTGACACCTGTGGTGGATGAACCGGCCGCCGTCAGGCGGCCAAGGACGCCCGATGCACTGCATCGGGCGTCTGCATTTTAAGGGACAGGTGCGGGCGTTCGGCGTTATAGATCGCCACCGCCTCGGCCACCATCTGGCGCGCCTGCGCCAGGTCTCGAGGCCGATACAGCAGGAACTCACCTTTCAAGATCCCATTCACCCGTTCGGCCAGCGCATTCTGGTAGCAGTCGTAGCCGTCAGTCATCGAGCAGGTCACGCCGTGCTTGGCGTGGATCTTTTGGTAGTAGTCCGAGCAATATTGGATGCCACGGTCGGAGTGATGGACCAGACGTTGGCGCGTTTTTCGCCCCTTCAACGCCATTTGCAGGGCTTGGGCGACCTGCTCTGTCTGCAACGTGTCATGCACGCTCCAGCCTACGATCTTGCGTGACCACGCATCGGTAATCAGGCTCAGATAGACGAATTTCCCCTGCGTCGGCAGGTAGGTGATGTCGGCGACCCACACCTGCTCGCAGCCGGTGGGTACCACGCGCCCCTCGCCAGCCTTGAGCAGGTTGGGGTGCCGTCGGAAGCGGTGATGGCTGTCGGTTGTCTTGTGATATGCGCGCCGCATGGGCACCAGGAGCCGGGCATCACGAAGGACACCAAACAGGCGGTCCCGCCCCATCGCTATCCCCGATTCCTGCAGTGCCGGCCTGATCAGACCGTGGAGCTTGCGGGTGCCGATGCGTGGCTGACGGGCCCGATAGCCACCCACCAAGGCGATCGCCCGCGCGCCCTCGACCAGCTGCTGTTGTTGGCGATGGCCGGCTTTGTAGTACGCCTGCCGACTAATGCCGAAATGTCGGCAAGCCCTTGCCACGCTTAGGCCTTGGAGGCGCCCTTGCGTGAGGACTTGCCGGAAGGCTTTTTTACGATCCGCACCCCGTAGTCCTCTTTGAGAACATCGACGATGGCTTCGAAAAGCTGCGCTTTCTCGTTGGCTTCCCGCAGTTGCACCTGCAAGGCCTTGATCTGTTGTTCCGGCGTCAGCGGCTTGCCCGCCCCGCTTTTGGGTGAAGTGGTCATGGGGGCAGATGATGCACCACCCGACCAATCCTGCCGACCATGACGGCGAAGCCAGCCAAGCACGGTGCTCCGTCCTTGGATACCGTATCGCTCCTGGGCCTTTTTGTAGGTCAGTTCCCCGCGCTCGACCTGGTCGACCACCGACAATTTGAAGGCCAGCGAGTAATCCCGCTGGCTGCGCCTGAGTGTTGAATCCATTGAACATTCCTCTTCCTGTGGGAAAAGGTGTCAACTCAATTCAGGACGGGTCACGCAAAAAAGAAAAGCCGCGCAGGGCGCGGCTTTTCAGGTGCTTCATGCAGCCGGTGGCTTACGGACGACGCTCGAGCGCCTCGATGTCCTTGGCCTTGGGCAGCAGGTCCTGCTTGGTCACGCGCAGGGCGCCGATGGTCAGCATCGGCACGGCCACCAGGATCGAGGACAGCACCACGATCACCGCGCCCACCATGTGGGTTTCGGCCAGGCCTTCCATCGAGGTGCCGCCGTACATGTACAGCGCCAGTGCCGACAGGAAGAACATCACCGCGGTGATCACCGTACGCGACAGCGTCTGGTTGATCGAACGGTTCAGCACTTCCAGCGGCTCCACGCGCAGGCTGCGGAAGTTTTCGCGGACGCGGTCGAACACCACGATGATGTCGTTGATGGCAAAGCCCATCACCGACAGCAGGCCGGCCAGCACGGTGAGGTCGAACTCGCGGCCGGTGGCCGAGATGTAGGCCACCGTTACCAGCAGATCGAACAGCGCCACGATGCTGGCGGTGATCGCGAACTTCCACTCGAAGCGGAACGCGATGTAGATCAGGAAGCCCACCAGCATGAACAGCGTGGCGTACAGCCCGTTCATCGCCAGGTCCTTGCCGACCTGCGGACCAACGAACTCGTTGCGCTGGATGGTGGCCTGGTTGTCGCTCAGCGAGATCGCCTTGACCACCGCAGCGGCGGTGCGCTGGTCACTGGCCGAATTGCCGGTGCCCGGTGCGTGCTCGCCCTGCGGCGCCAGACGGATCAGCAGGTCGGTGTTGCCACCGAAGCTCTGCACCTGGGCGCCTTCGAAGCCATTGGCTTCGAGCTTGGCGCGGACGTCTTCGACGTCCACCTTGCGCTCGAAACGGGCCTCGATCAGGGTGCCGCCGGTGAAATCCAGCGCGTAGTTGAAGCCCTTGGTGGCGATCAGTGCGATCGAACCGATGAACAGCAGCAGGGTGACCACCATGGCGGCATGACGCCACCGCATGAAGTCGATCTTGGTGTCGTTCGGGAGGATGTGCAGCGGAAACAGTTTCATTGTGCGAGTCGTCCCGTCAGATGGCCACGTTCTGGAGCTTCTTGCGACGGCCGTAGATCAGCGTCGCCAGGGCGCGCGATACGGTGATCGCAGTGAACATCGAGGCGAAAATACCGATGATCATGGTCAGCGCGAAGCCCTTCAGCGGACCGGTACCGAATGCGTACAGGGCCACGCCGACGATCAGGCCGGTCAGGTTGGCGTCGAGGATGGTGCCGCTGGCGCGGTCGTAACCGGTCACGATGGCGGTCTTGCCCGGCATGCCGGCCCGCAGCTCTTCACGGATACGCTCGTTGAT
This is a stretch of genomic DNA from Stenotrophomonas rhizophila. It encodes these proteins:
- the fabV gene encoding enoyl-ACP reductase FabV, with product MVIKPRVRGFICVTTHPVGCDAAVKQQIEYIQAKPKIANGPKKVLVLGASTGYGLAARITAAFGSDAATLGVFFERPGTETKPGTAGWYNTAAFHKYAEQAGLYAKSVNGDAFSDEVKAKVIELIKQDLGQVDQVVYSLAAPRRKHPKTGEIISSTLKPIGAPITLRGLDTDKEVITQTTIEPATPEEVAGTVAVMGGEDWQMWIDALLEAGVLADGATTTAFTYVGEEITQAIYWNGSIGAAKKDLDNKVLGLREKLQAIGGDARVSVLKAVVTQASSAIPTMPLYLSLLFKVMKAKGTHEGCIEQLDTLYDIVYGGKDTGTATERLRHALTDGDRQVDLIDDAGRLRADYKEMAPDVQGEVVALWPQVTNENLYEISDLAGYKADFLRLFGFGVDGVDYDADVATDVQIPNLVDMA
- a CDS encoding IS3 family transposase (programmed frameshift), which gives rise to MDSTLRRSQRDYSLAFKLSVVDQVERGELTYKKAQERYGIQGRSTVLGWLRRHGRQDWSGGASSAPMTTSPKSGAGKPLTPEQQIKALQVQLREANEKAQLFEAIVDVLKEDYGVRIGKKAFRQVLTQGRLQGLSVARACRHFGISRQAYYKAGHRQQQQLVEGARAIALVGGYRARQPRIGTRKLHGLIRPALQESGIAMGRDRLFGVLRDARLLVPMRRAYHKTTDSHHRFRRHPNLLKAGEGRVVPTGCEQVWVADITYLPTQGKFVYLSLITDAWSRKIVGWSVHDTLQTEQVAQALQMALKGRKTRQRLVHHSDRGIQYCSDYYQKIHAKHGVTCSMTDGYDCYQNALAERVNGILKGEFLLYRPRDLAQARQMVAEAVAIYNAERPHLSLKMQTPDAVHRASLAA
- the secF gene encoding protein translocase subunit SecF, encoding MKLFPLHILPNDTKIDFMRWRHAAMVVTLLLFIGSIALIATKGFNYALDFTGGTLIEARFERKVDVEDVRAKLEANGFEGAQVQSFGGNTDLLIRLAPQGEHAPGTGNSASDQRTAAAVVKAISLSDNQATIQRNEFVGPQVGKDLAMNGLYATLFMLVGFLIYIAFRFEWKFAITASIVALFDLLVTVAYISATGREFDLTVLAGLLSVMGFAINDIIVVFDRVRENFRSLRVEPLEVLNRSINQTLSRTVITAVMFFLSALALYMYGGTSMEGLAETHMVGAVIVVLSSILVAVPMLTIGALRVTKQDLLPKAKDIEALERRP